In a single window of the Lepidochelys kempii isolate rLepKem1 chromosome 21, rLepKem1.hap2, whole genome shotgun sequence genome:
- the ELK4 gene encoding ETS domain-containing protein Elk-4 — translation MDSTITLWQFLLQLLQEPQNKRIICWTSNDGEFKLLQAEEVARLWGIRKNKPSMNYDKLSRALRYYYVKNIIKKVNGQKFVYKFVSYPEILNIAPLMVGRIEGDPVMAGFAEVSCTPKDLENGVKEKPQTCAKSSSRNDYIHSGLYSSFTLNSLNSSSVKLFRSVKIENPAEKLMEKKPAQDLTPSVIKFVTMPSKRPTVSSLASATSIVSTLPTESEETLPTLETLVPPKLTPTEAPAPLPNFTTTFTPTPPVSSISPTLEVPSTPPSPPLSSNPDLDIDTDIESVASQQLEQSQNPQHLSPEPREHDSSVLEKDLANHLSRAKKPKGLELAPTLVITGSDPSPLGILSPSLPTASLTPAFFSQTPILLTPSPLLSSIHFWSTLSPVAPLSPARLQGANTLFQFPSVLSSHGPFTLSGLDGPSTPGPFSPDLQKT, via the exons ATGGACAGTACGATCACCTTGTGGCAGTTCCTCCTCCAACTCCTCCAGGAGCCTCAGAACAAGCGTATCATCTGTTGGACCTCCAACGACGGGGAGTTCAAAttgctgcaggcagaggaggtgGCCCGGCTTTGGGGAATCCGCAAGAACAAGCCCAGCATGAACTATGACAAACTCAGTCGTGCTCTCAGATACTACTATGTGAAG AATATCATCAAAAAAGTGAATGGTCAGAAGTTTGTGTACAAGTTTGTTTCTTATCCGGAGATTTTGAATATTGCTCCACTGATGGTGGGCAGGATTGAGGGAGACCCAGTGATGGCTGGCTTTGCAGAAGTCAGCTGCACTCCGAAGGACCTGGAAAATGGTGTGAAAGAGAAGCCCCAGACCTGTGCTAAATCATCCAGCCGCAATGACTATATCCATTCAGGCCTGTACTCTTCTTTTACTTTGAACTCCCTGAACTCCTCCAGTGTGAAGCTCTTCAGGTCGGTCAAGATTGAGAATCCAGCTGAGAAACTGATGGAGAAAAAACCTGCTCAGGATCTGACACCTTCAGTCATAAAGTTTGTGACCATGCCCTCCAAAAGGCCTACAGTTTCATCCCTTGCCTCGGCCACTTCAATTGTCTCCACTCTTCCTACAGAATCAGAAGAAACTCTCCCGACCTTGGAGACTCTAGTTCCACCAAaattaactcccactgaagctccAGCCCCTTTGCCAAACTTCACCACCACCTTCACCCCAACACCACCTGTATCTTCCATTTCTCCCACTCTGGAGGTTCCTTCCACACCCCCTTCACCACCCTTGAGTTCTAACCCTGACCTGGACATTGACACGGACATAGAGTCGGTGGCTTCTCAGCAGTTGGAGCAGTCTCAGAACCCTCAGCACCTATCACCAGAGCCCAGAGAGCACGATTCGTCTGTGCTAGAGAAGGATCTTGCCAATCACCTCTCCAGAGCTAAAAAACCCAAAGGGCTGGAGCTTGCTCCCACTCTTGTCATTACAGGCAGTGATCCAAGCCCACTGGGGATACTAAGCCCTTCTCTCCCTACTGCTTCTCTTACTCCAGCATTTTTTTCACAG ACTCCCATCTTGCTGACCCCAAGCCCTTTGCTCTCGAGTATTCACTTCTGGAGCACGCTCAGTCCAGTAGCTCCTCTCAGTCCAGCCAGATTGCAAGGTGCTAACACCCTTTTTCAG TTTCCATCAGTACTGAGCAGCCATGGGCCATTTACTCTGTCTGGACTGGATGGACCCTCTACTCCTGGGCCGTTTTCCCCAGATCTGCAGAAGACATAG